A stretch of Lepisosteus oculatus isolate fLepOcu1 chromosome 11, fLepOcu1.hap2, whole genome shotgun sequence DNA encodes these proteins:
- the egr1 gene encoding early growth response protein 1, whose product MAATKTEMLLPALQISDPINFPHSPMDNYPKLEEMMLLSSAGTPFLTPSAPEGAGFGAGETGDQYDHLTGDTLSEISLSCDKHLPEQSYPGQRLPPISYTGRFTLEPAANCSNSLWAEPLFSLVSGLVGIANPPSTSAPSLSSSGPTQASAASHSPPLSCSVQPSEPNPIYSAAPTYSSASPDVFPEQAQPFPSPSGGGLQYPPPAYPGSKACPASFPVPMIPDYLFPQQQGEISLVPPDQKPFQSPSSSSCVTTSSSSSSASSQQPSLTPLSTIKAFATQTGSQDLKSAYPSQLIKPSRMRKYPNRPSKTPPHERPYACPVETCDRRFSRSDELTRHIRIHTGQKPFQCRICMRNFSRSDHLTTHIRTHTGEKPFACEICGRKFARSDERKRHTKIHLRQKDKKAEKAAAAAAVSAATPPSAASYPSPITSYPSPVSSFPSPVPSCYSSPAHASYPSPAVATTYPSVSGAFQTQAAASIYSSPVATPLSDMQATLSPRTIEIC is encoded by the exons ATGGCCGCGACCAAGACGGAGATGCTCCTGCCCGCCCTGCAGATCTCGGACCCCATCAACTTCCCGCACTCGCCCATGGATAATTACCccaagctggaggagatgaTGCTGCTCAGCTCCGCGGGGACTCCGTTCCTCACCCCCTCCGCTCCCGAGGGAGCGGGGTTCGGCGCGGGGGAAACCGGGGACCAGTACGACCACCTGACTGGAG ACACGCTGTCCGAGATCTCCCTGAGCTGCGACAAGCACCTGCCGGAGCAGAGCTACCCCGGCCAGCGGCTGCCACCCATCTCCTACACCGGCCGCTTCACCCTGGAGCCCGCGGCCAACTGCAGCAACAGCCTGTGGGCCGAGCCCCTGTTCAGCCTGGTCAGCGGCCTGGTGGGCATCGCCAACCCCCCCAGCACCTCCGCCCCGTCCCTGTCCTCCTCCGGCCCCACCCAGGCCTCCGCCGCCTCCCACAGCCCCCCCCTGAGCTGCTCGGTGCAGCCCAGCGAGCCCAACCCCATCTACTCGGCGGCGCCCACCTACTCCAGCGCCAGCCCCGACGTCTTCCCCGAGCAGGCCCAGCCCTTCCCCAGCCCCTCGGGCGGGGGGCTGCAGTACCCGCCCCCCGCCTACCCCGGCTCCAAGGCCTGCCCCGCCAGCTTCCCCGTGCCCATGATCCCCGACTACCTGTTCCCCCAGCAGCAGGGCGAGATCAGCCTGGTGCCGCCCGACCAGAAGCCCTTCCAGAGCCCCTCCTCCTCGTCCTGCGtcaccacctcctcctcctcctcctccgcctccTCCCAGCAGCCCTCGCTCACGCCCCTCTCCACCATCAAGGCCTTCGCCACCCAGACGGGCTCCCAGGACCTCAAGAGCGCCTACCCCTCCCAGCTGATCAAGCCCAGCCGCATGCGGAAGTACCCCAACCGGCCCAGCAAGACCCCGCCCCACGAGCGCCCCTACGCCTGCCCCGTGGAGACCTGCGACCGGCGCTTCTCGCGCTCCGACGAGCTCACCCGCCACATCCGAATCCACACCGGCCAGAAGCCCTTCCAGTGCCGCATCTGCATGCGCAACTTCAGCCGCAGCGACCACCTGACCACGCACATCCGCACGCACACCGGGGAGAAGCCCTTCGCCTGCGAGATCTGCGGCCGCAAGTTCGCCCGCAGCGACGAGCGCAAGAGGCACACCAAGATCCACCTGCGGCAGAAGGACAAGAAGGCGGagaaggcggcggcggcggcggcggtgtCGGCGGCCACGCCCCCCTCGGCGGCCAGCTACCCCTCGCCCATCACGTCCTACCCCTCGCCCGTGTCCTCCTTCCCCTCCCCGGTGCCCTCCTGCTACTCCTCGCCCGCGCACGCCTCCTACCCCTCGCCCGCCGTCGCCACCACGTACCCCTCCGTCTCGGGCGCCTTCCAGACGCAGGCGGCCGCCAGCATCTACAGCTCCCCGGTGGCCACGCCCCTGTCGGACATGCAGGCCACGCTGTCGCCACGGACGATCGAGATCTGCTGA